ATAAAATTAACAGGCACAGATCACTGGTATGCCTTGCTGAGTACTTCCTATGCTTATTATTAGGTTGCCGGCAGGCATGTCAAAGCTTTACTTGAATCGAATGCCTGAACCTCAATCTTCAGACTATGTCATAGAAATTATACCTTTTCGATTAGATCATTGCTGGTCAGGGGGAAAGGCTCCTTGTCGAAATATCCGCGACCCTTCTTGTAAATAAGCTCCTTCACATTCTTCAAATTGGGGAACCTACCGTGACACCAATTAACAACATTCAATCACTGTAAACTACTAGTACAGAACTGGCAAAACAAGCCACACAATGGAGAAAAATATTTCCATTCAGTTATTACCCATAGGTGACGAACGGTCCAACAGCAGCAAGCCTCTTGAGGTTTGCCTCGGTGGCCTTGAGGAACACGCCGGTGAGGACCTGGGTCAGCCGCAGCCTGGCCAAGATCTTCCTGATTTGCGGGTGCAAGTCCGCAGTGCTGCAATCACACGCAAAAAATCCGATGTTAATAGTCGCGAGGTACCATCAGCAAGCCAGAGAGGTGGATGCTTCAGGTAGGTAGGCACTGACCCTGGGATGCGGATGGCGAAGAGCAGCTTGGCGTCGATGGCCTCGGCGGGGCGCAGCTTCCGGACCTTGAGGCGCATGCGCATCCGCAGGAAGTCGAGCTCCTTGTTGCGGAACTCCTTGACGAAGTCCTCGGGGCGCTTGATGGCGCCCTTGGCGTCGTGGCGGCGGCGCTGCCTCTTGGCCGCCTTGCGCTCCCGGTTCTTGGTGGCCCACTCCTCGTTGTCCTTCCTCTTCTTGAGGACCGTCTCCCGCACGAACGGCAGCTGCTGCGTCCCCTCCTcctccgccatggccggcggcgcggggctctCCTGGCGCGTGGTGGctaggcggcggcggaggcgaacgGGGGGCGGCGGTCGGGGAGGGTTTGGGAAGAGGCTTGACGATATTTCGCTGCTGGGGTCTTAAGGTCTTGCAGTCCTTAGTGGGCTGGGCTTAAGGGCCGACCATACGATACTTACTGGGtttcaatttgaggaagcccagttGGGTGAGAACAGGAATATTTTTGGCAGGTGCTTGTCCGTCCTCCCCGTTCCGTTTGGGGTCGGGTCGCAGTCGTACAAAACCTTCTTTGCTCTCGTTCGTGGTCCAAGCCTAACCCTAGCCGTCACCCCCTTTCTTCCTCGCACGCGAACCCTCCCGGCAGATATCAGCCGGGCGCTAGGGGGCGGAGGGAGACGTCCGTCGCGAGCTTCCTGCGCGCTCTTCTCTCCCCTGTGACCCGGCTGCCGACGGCCGGCGCGCGCGCGGAAGGTTCTCCTCCCCGCGGANNNNNNNNNNNNNNNNNNNNNNNNNNNNNNNNNNNNNNNNNNNNNNNNNNNNNNNNNNNNNNNNNNNNNNNNNNNNNNNNNNNNNNNNNNNNNNNNNNNNNNNNNNNNNNNNNNNNNNNNNNNNNNNNNNNNNNNNNNNNNNNNNNNNNNNNNNNNNNNNNNNNNNNNNNNNNNNNNNNNNNNNNNNNNNNNNNNNNNNNNNNNNNNNNNNNNNNNNNNNNNNNNNNNNNNNNNNNNNNNNNNNNNNNNNNNNNNNNNNNNNNNNNNNNNNNNNNNNNNNNNNNNNNNNNNNNNNNNNNNNNNNNNNNNNCCCCCCCCTCTATAATCTAATAATAAAGGATGATAAGTTTGCTCTCATACGTAATTTATCCTCGGATGGATGGATTGGTGCTTATGATGTTCGTTCTGCTCATTCAGGTGTTGAGATTTATCAGGAAAATACTTATACAATATGGCTGGGGGTAGCacagatgcagcaaccaaggagatgGAGGCATTGCATGTTGGGCAAACCAAGGAAACAGATGTAAGTGCTGTGCTGTAGAAGTTTTTTTTTTTTACTCTGAGTTGAACCGTGAGTGTTCTTCCTCTCATTATCTTGCACGGTTGCTTAGGCATATTTTTCGCTTATGTTGGTCATGCAAAAAAATGTTGGGGAAGAACAAAAACCAAACAGGCTGTTGACCGATATTATTCTGCTTTGCAGAACTGGTATTCGCCACAAGTTGATAACTGCGTGTTGTTTCTTGCTATAGTTGCTTTTTTATTGCCTCATTGGTAAACTTGGTCCCACAGTGTAGTTTTAACTTATTTCCTGAGTTCTCTTCATTGCTGTTATGGACCTCTGACCACATGCCATGACTAGCCTTAGCATGCCTCAGTTATAAAGTGATATGTGATTACAACAGTCCTACAACTGATGCCAACTACTGTGGTTACATGGATTGCTGAACCTCACATGTCATCCTTCTCTTGGATGATCCTTGCAATGCTGTATATTATTTCTTTGATGGTAAATAACCTTCCCATTTTTGCTGCAGGAGATTCTGAAAAAGGCGTCAGATAGCAATGGCGGGGCTCCCGAAGCTCAGTCCCCACCACCACCAGCAGATGATGATGACGCACAAGTGGATGGTCCATCTGAAGGTGGAGCAGGAGGTGACAACTCTAATTTGCAAGATCTCATTTCTGTGTTTCTCATAGAGCTGGACCAGTGGATCTCTTGCTATTCTTGTTAGCATTTGGA
This portion of the Triticum dicoccoides isolate Atlit2015 ecotype Zavitan chromosome 7A, WEW_v2.0, whole genome shotgun sequence genome encodes:
- the LOC119331313 gene encoding 60S ribosomal protein L7-2-like, yielding MAEEEGTQQLPFVRETVLKKRKDNEEWATKNRERKAAKRQRRRHDAKGAIKRPEDFVKEFRNKELDFLRMRMRLKVRKLRPAEAIDAKLLFAIRIPGTADLHPQIRKILARLRLTQVLTGVFLKATEANLKRLAAVGPFVTYGFPNLKNVKELIYKKGRGYFDKEPFPLTSNDLIEKALGEHGVICLEDVVHEISTVGPHFRETASFLMPFKLKCPERRLQMKKKPFKDGGDSGNRGDKINELLEKLN